One genomic region from Ornithinicoccus hortensis encodes:
- the pepN gene encoding aminopeptidase N: MANLTRTDAQARAALVDVTAYTVDLDLSGGDRGSQTTFGSTVTIGFGCREPGASTFLDLAAEQVHEITLNGRSLDPAAVSDSRVTLPDLRDRNEVTVRATMAYSNDGQGLHRALDPSDGRYYVYGHLFLDAAPRVFGCFDQPDLKAPYTLTVTAPQGWTVLGNGVATRSGETRWDLATTHPLATYFVTVCAGPYASVTDHHDGIPLGIHARASLATQLREQAPQMLEVTRAAFDYYHRLFGIRYPFGAYHQVFVPEFNAGAMENPGCVTFRDSYIFRGAATEDEVLARSNTIAHEMAHMWFGDLVTMQWWDDLWLNESFAEYMAHRTLVAATDFQAAWVDSAMYRKTWGYAAERTPSTHPVAGSPAPDADTALQNFDGISYAKGAAVLRQLIAHIGDDAFVTGISAYLREHAFGNAGLSDFLTAMETASGEDLGPWAGGWLRTAGLDTIGAVVGEGRLDLTRTPPAEHPADRPHTLDVAGWSGGTRTLYAEAQLAQDAATLPVVPSGPVRLLIPNASDLTWARVRLDAASVAALPEELPAVPEPVQRAVVWVALADALAVAELDPQHLLRVFETAWPVEEEPSVLGKVAWLVGSRLLGVVLRPEDRPDARRRVAGAARQRLDAAAPGSSQSVTAARLLAQTTDDTDLLTRWAEGVDRPLALVDDVDFRWTVLRALALLDAVDEATIAAAEEQDRSLQGKLGALAARAARPTEAAKEWAWDQLTGDHGRSNYELNALAGAFWAGGDPDLLRPYVDRFHEEVPALSGRIGQDALARVASLAYPGAIAEPATDEATTARLDRGGLSPAVRRALVDQQSLLREVLASRAAYPPVTG; this comes from the coding sequence ATGGCGAACCTGACCCGCACCGACGCCCAGGCCCGTGCCGCGCTGGTGGACGTGACGGCATACACCGTCGACCTGGACCTCAGCGGCGGCGACCGGGGTAGCCAGACCACCTTCGGCTCCACCGTCACCATCGGGTTCGGCTGCCGGGAGCCGGGGGCGAGCACCTTCCTGGACCTCGCGGCGGAGCAGGTCCACGAGATCACCCTCAACGGACGCAGCCTGGACCCCGCCGCGGTCAGCGACTCCCGGGTGACGCTGCCCGACCTGCGCGACCGCAACGAGGTCACGGTGCGGGCGACGATGGCCTACAGCAACGACGGCCAGGGGTTGCACCGGGCGCTGGACCCCTCGGACGGGCGCTACTACGTCTACGGCCACCTGTTCCTGGACGCCGCACCCCGGGTCTTCGGCTGCTTCGACCAACCGGACCTCAAGGCCCCCTACACGCTGACCGTCACCGCGCCGCAGGGCTGGACCGTGCTCGGCAACGGGGTCGCCACCCGCAGCGGGGAGACCCGCTGGGACCTGGCGACCACGCACCCGCTGGCCACCTACTTCGTCACCGTCTGCGCCGGGCCCTACGCCTCGGTGACCGACCACCACGACGGCATCCCGCTGGGGATCCACGCCCGCGCCTCGCTCGCTACGCAGCTGCGCGAACAGGCCCCGCAGATGCTCGAGGTGACCCGGGCCGCGTTCGACTACTACCACCGGCTGTTCGGCATCCGGTACCCGTTCGGTGCCTACCACCAGGTGTTCGTCCCCGAGTTCAACGCCGGGGCGATGGAGAACCCCGGGTGCGTCACCTTCCGCGACTCCTACATCTTCCGCGGCGCCGCCACCGAGGACGAGGTGCTGGCCCGGTCCAACACGATCGCCCACGAGATGGCCCACATGTGGTTCGGCGACCTGGTCACCATGCAGTGGTGGGACGACCTGTGGCTCAACGAGTCGTTCGCCGAGTACATGGCGCACCGTACCCTGGTGGCCGCTACCGACTTCCAGGCCGCCTGGGTCGACTCCGCGATGTACCGCAAGACCTGGGGCTACGCCGCCGAGCGCACCCCGTCGACCCACCCGGTCGCGGGCTCGCCCGCCCCGGACGCCGACACCGCCCTGCAGAACTTCGACGGCATCTCCTACGCCAAGGGCGCCGCCGTGCTGCGCCAGCTCATCGCGCACATCGGCGACGACGCCTTCGTCACCGGCATCTCGGCATACCTGCGGGAGCACGCGTTCGGCAACGCGGGGCTGTCCGACTTCCTGACCGCCATGGAGACCGCCTCCGGGGAGGACCTGGGGCCGTGGGCCGGTGGCTGGTTGCGCACCGCCGGGCTGGACACGATCGGCGCCGTCGTCGGTGAGGGGAGGCTGGACCTCACCCGGACCCCGCCCGCGGAGCACCCCGCGGACCGGCCGCACACCCTGGACGTCGCCGGGTGGTCCGGCGGCACCCGCACGCTGTATGCCGAGGCGCAGCTCGCGCAGGACGCCGCCACCCTGCCGGTGGTGCCCTCAGGCCCGGTGCGGCTGCTCATCCCGAACGCCAGCGACCTCACCTGGGCCCGGGTCCGGCTGGACGCGGCCAGCGTGGCCGCGCTCCCGGAGGAGTTGCCGGCAGTGCCCGAGCCGGTCCAACGGGCGGTGGTCTGGGTGGCGCTGGCCGACGCGCTCGCGGTGGCCGAGCTCGACCCCCAGCACCTGCTGCGGGTCTTCGAGACGGCCTGGCCGGTGGAGGAGGAGCCCTCCGTCCTGGGCAAGGTCGCCTGGCTGGTCGGGTCCCGGCTGCTGGGCGTGGTGCTGCGGCCGGAGGACCGACCGGACGCCCGCCGCCGGGTGGCCGGTGCCGCGCGGCAGAGGCTGGACGCGGCGGCCCCCGGGTCCTCCCAGTCGGTGACCGCGGCCCGGTTGCTGGCGCAGACCACCGACGACACCGACCTGCTCACTCGCTGGGCCGAGGGGGTCGACCGGCCCCTGGCGCTGGTGGACGACGTCGACTTCCGGTGGACGGTGCTGCGGGCGCTGGCGCTGCTCGACGCCGTGGACGAGGCCACCATCGCGGCCGCGGAGGAGCAGGACCGTTCGCTGCAGGGCAAGCTCGGTGCCCTGGCGGCCCGGGCCGCCCGCCCCACGGAGGCCGCCAAGGAGTGGGCGTGGGACCAGCTGACCGGCGACCACGGCCGCTCCAACTACGAGCTCAACGCCCTGGCCGGTGCCTTCTGGGCCGGTGGCGACCCGGACCTGCTGCGGCCCTACGTCGACCGGTTCCACGAGGAGGTGCCGGCGCTGAGCGGCCGGATCGGGCAGGACGCGCTGGCCCGGGTGGCCTCGCTGGCCTACCCCGGGGCGATCGCGGAGCCCGCGACGGACGAGGCCACCACGGCCCGGTTGGACCGTGGCGGCCTCTCGCCCGCCGTGCGCCGCGCGCTGGTGGACCAGCAGTCGCTGCTCCGGGAGGTCCTGGCGTCCCGGGCCGCCTACCCGCCCGTCACGGGGTGA
- a CDS encoding RNA polymerase sigma factor, with product MAATGGPDAQPRDGAWFDQVFAEHATAVHRYFVRRAPREDVEDLTAEVFTTAWRRRDRIPSDFVLPWLYRTASYVLSNHRRRPTLTLLGDSGPDDHGHHRSHSADPADLVVEDHQVRAALARLSDRDRTILMLHAWEGLDGEGLAKALGVSRGGAAAALSRARSRLREAWSDEQ from the coding sequence ATGGCTGCCACGGGCGGCCCTGACGCGCAGCCTCGCGACGGGGCCTGGTTCGACCAGGTCTTCGCCGAGCACGCCACGGCGGTGCACCGCTACTTCGTCCGCCGGGCACCCCGCGAGGACGTCGAGGACCTGACCGCCGAGGTGTTCACCACGGCCTGGCGGCGCCGGGACCGGATCCCGTCCGACTTCGTCCTGCCGTGGCTGTACCGGACCGCCTCCTACGTGCTGTCCAACCATCGCCGCAGGCCGACGCTGACACTGCTCGGCGACTCCGGTCCGGACGACCACGGCCACCACCGCAGCCACTCCGCCGACCCCGCGGACCTGGTCGTGGAGGACCACCAGGTGCGTGCGGCCCTGGCCCGGCTCAGCGACCGGGACCGCACCATCTTGATGCTGCACGCCTGGGAGGGACTGGACGGCGAGGGGCTGGCCAAGGCGCTGGGGGTGAGCCGCGGCGGCGCGGCGGCTGCGCTCTCCCGGGCCCGCTCCCGGCTGCGGGAGGCCTGGTCCGATGAGCAGTGA
- a CDS encoding serine hydrolase domain-containing protein, giving the protein MPVPVLAPSAVVPAYSVAKSFTAAAVLGDRLGIDPDRPVGDYLPAWVPDGYRRFPVRDLLAHRSGLPDYTALPAYREAVTAREDAWETAELLDRVLRMPWEGSPGQFRYSNVGYTLLRLCLEETGGGFLPVLRAAVLDPLGVTVHPLATREDWSGVTAGVARPSDYDPGWVYPGTFLARGADLAAGLAALLRSDLLAPDRRARMLEPQPVPVHGHPLDPAGYGMGVMTGGGPTRLVGHGGGGPGFTLAVLALADGTAGTGRAVSAEVDDRPLFAACREELETLSGSS; this is encoded by the coding sequence ATGCCCGTCCCCGTGCTCGCCCCGTCAGCGGTGGTCCCCGCCTACAGCGTGGCCAAGTCGTTCACCGCCGCGGCTGTCCTGGGCGACCGGCTGGGCATCGACCCGGACCGCCCGGTGGGCGACTACCTGCCCGCCTGGGTCCCCGACGGCTACCGCCGGTTCCCGGTCCGGGACCTGTTGGCGCACCGGTCCGGGCTGCCCGACTACACCGCCCTGCCCGCATACCGGGAGGCCGTGACGGCCCGGGAGGACGCCTGGGAGACCGCGGAGCTGCTGGACCGGGTGCTCCGGATGCCGTGGGAGGGGTCACCCGGGCAGTTCCGCTACTCCAACGTCGGCTACACGCTGCTGCGGTTGTGCCTGGAGGAGACCGGCGGCGGCTTCCTGCCGGTGCTGCGGGCCGCGGTGCTGGACCCGCTCGGGGTCACCGTGCACCCGCTGGCGACCCGGGAGGACTGGTCCGGGGTCACCGCCGGCGTCGCCCGCCCCTCGGACTACGACCCGGGATGGGTCTATCCGGGCACCTTCCTGGCCCGCGGCGCGGACCTCGCGGCCGGCCTGGCGGCGTTGCTGCGCAGCGACCTGCTGGCCCCGGACCGGCGGGCCCGGATGCTGGAGCCGCAGCCGGTGCCGGTGCACGGGCACCCGCTGGACCCGGCCGGCTACGGGATGGGCGTCATGACGGGCGGTGGCCCGACCCGACTCGTGGGCCACGGGGGAGGCGGCCCGGGCTTCACGCTTGCTGTGCTGGCCCTGGCCGACGGGACGGCGGGGACCGGTCGGGCGGTGTCCGCCGAGGTGGACGACCGCCCGCTGTTCGCCGCCTGCCGGGAGGAGTTGGAGACGCTCAGCGGTAGTTCGTGA
- a CDS encoding YajQ family cyclic di-GMP-binding protein: MADSSFDIVSKVDKQEVANAVNQAAKEISTRYDFRGVGASVELSGETIAMKANSEERVKAVLDVLQTKLVKRGVSLKHLDYSHDGEPRVSGKEYRLDAVLSEGISSENAKKIAKMIRDEGPKSVKAQIQGDELRVTSKSRDDLQAVQAMLKGADLDVALQFTNYR, from the coding sequence ATGGCCGACTCATCGTTCGACATCGTCAGCAAGGTGGACAAGCAGGAGGTCGCCAACGCGGTGAACCAGGCCGCCAAGGAGATCAGCACCCGCTACGACTTCCGGGGCGTCGGGGCCTCGGTGGAGCTGTCCGGCGAGACCATCGCGATGAAGGCGAACAGCGAGGAGCGGGTCAAGGCGGTGCTCGACGTGCTGCAGACCAAGCTGGTCAAACGGGGCGTGTCGCTGAAGCACCTGGACTACTCCCACGACGGTGAGCCGCGGGTCTCCGGCAAGGAGTACCGCCTGGACGCCGTCCTCTCCGAGGGCATCTCCTCCGAGAACGCCAAGAAGATCGCCAAGATGATCCGGGACGAGGGCCCGAAGTCGGTCAAGGCGCAGATCCAGGGCGACGAGCTGCGGGTCACCTCCAAGTCCCGGGACGACCTGCAGGCCGTGCAGGCGATGCTCAAGGGCGCCGACCTGGACGTGGCGCTCCAGTTCACGAACTACCGCTGA
- the rocD gene encoding ornithine--oxo-acid transaminase — protein MTTHTDGAAPTTNADFIQLEDKVAAHNYAPLPVVVAQAEGVWVTDVEGNRYLDALAGYSALNFGHRHPGLVEAAKAQLDRSTLTSRAFHNDQLGPFCEALAKLVGKDMILPMNTGAEAVETALKLARKWGYQVKGVAEGRAHIIVMDGNFHGRTTTIISFSDDPDARDDYGPYTPGFESVPYGDLAAIENAITDDTVAVLVEPIQGEQGVQIPKEGFLPGLRELCTEKNVLMIADEIQSGLGRTGTTLACEYEGVEADIYTLGKALGGGIVPVSAVAADADVMNVITPGTHGSTFGGNPLAAAVGLAVVNMLATGEHQAHAAELETVFRDGLEALVGQGAVAVRVRGLWAGIDIDPELMSGKEACKGLAKRGVLAKDTHGSTIRLAPPLVITREELTQVVDALGEVLAEARNKA, from the coding sequence ATGACGACGCACACCGACGGGGCAGCCCCCACCACCAACGCCGACTTCATCCAGCTCGAGGACAAGGTCGCGGCGCACAATTATGCCCCGCTGCCCGTCGTCGTGGCGCAGGCTGAGGGGGTCTGGGTCACCGACGTGGAGGGCAACCGATACCTGGACGCACTGGCCGGCTACTCGGCCCTGAACTTCGGCCACCGCCACCCCGGCCTGGTCGAGGCGGCCAAGGCTCAGCTCGACCGGTCGACGCTGACCAGCCGCGCGTTCCACAACGACCAGCTCGGACCCTTCTGCGAGGCGCTGGCCAAGCTCGTCGGCAAGGACATGATCCTGCCGATGAACACCGGCGCCGAGGCCGTCGAGACGGCGCTGAAGCTGGCCCGCAAGTGGGGCTACCAGGTCAAGGGTGTCGCCGAGGGACGCGCCCACATCATCGTGATGGACGGCAACTTCCACGGCCGGACGACCACGATCATCAGCTTCTCCGACGACCCGGACGCCCGGGACGACTACGGGCCCTACACCCCAGGCTTCGAGTCGGTGCCCTACGGCGACCTGGCCGCGATCGAGAACGCGATCACCGACGACACCGTCGCCGTGCTGGTCGAGCCGATCCAGGGCGAGCAGGGTGTGCAGATCCCCAAGGAGGGGTTCCTGCCCGGTCTGCGCGAGCTGTGCACCGAGAAGAACGTGCTGATGATCGCCGACGAGATCCAGTCCGGGCTGGGCCGCACCGGCACCACGCTGGCCTGTGAGTACGAGGGTGTCGAGGCCGACATCTACACGCTGGGTAAGGCCCTCGGCGGTGGCATCGTGCCGGTCTCCGCGGTCGCGGCCGACGCCGACGTGATGAACGTCATCACCCCCGGCACCCACGGCTCCACCTTCGGCGGCAACCCGCTGGCCGCCGCCGTCGGCCTCGCCGTGGTGAACATGCTGGCGACCGGCGAGCACCAGGCGCACGCCGCGGAGCTGGAGACGGTCTTCCGCGACGGGCTGGAGGCGCTCGTCGGCCAGGGTGCCGTCGCGGTCCGGGTCCGCGGGCTGTGGGCCGGCATCGACATCGACCCCGAGCTGATGAGCGGCAAGGAGGCCTGCAAGGGCCTGGCCAAGCGCGGGGTGCTGGCCAAGGACACCCACGGCTCCACGATCCGGCTCGCCCCGCCGTTGGTGATCACCCGGGAGGAGCTCACTCAGGTGGTCGACGCCCTCGGTGAGGTGCTTGCGGAGGCCCGCAACAAGGCCTGA
- a CDS encoding helix-turn-helix transcriptional regulator — protein MTDTTARVLQLLGLLQSRTLWTAQELAGRLGVTTRSVRRDVERLRGLGYPVRASRGAGGGYQLGPGRALPPLLLDPEEAVAVAVCLRLAAGGTVAGVDEAAVRALAKLDQVLPPRLRAHVTAVQESTVAIEGFSAGVDPDTLLTLARACRDLEMVRFDYTDRAGQPSERRVEPYRLVALGRRWYLLAFDPDRADWRSFRLDRMARAQGRGWRFTPREAPDAAEYVQRSVQQAPYREVATVLVGMPAAELAERVPPTAGRVRAVDDTTSELVTGAMDLRWAAAHLAMLDAPVTVLDPPELRQVMADLGQALLRASASTSPRASTT, from the coding sequence GTGACCGACACCACCGCCCGCGTCCTGCAGCTGCTCGGGCTGCTCCAGTCCCGCACGCTGTGGACCGCCCAGGAACTCGCCGGGCGGCTCGGCGTGACCACCCGCAGCGTGCGGCGCGACGTGGAGCGGCTGCGCGGCCTGGGCTACCCGGTGCGGGCCAGCCGCGGCGCCGGGGGCGGCTACCAGCTCGGGCCGGGCAGGGCGCTGCCGCCGCTGCTCCTGGACCCCGAGGAGGCGGTGGCCGTCGCGGTCTGCCTGCGCCTGGCGGCGGGTGGCACGGTGGCGGGCGTGGACGAGGCGGCGGTCCGGGCCCTGGCCAAACTGGACCAGGTCCTCCCGCCACGGTTGCGCGCGCACGTCACCGCGGTGCAGGAGTCGACGGTCGCGATCGAGGGGTTCTCCGCCGGGGTCGACCCGGACACCCTGCTCACGCTTGCCCGCGCCTGCCGGGACCTGGAGATGGTGCGGTTCGACTACACCGACCGCGCGGGGCAGCCCAGCGAGCGTCGGGTCGAGCCCTACCGGCTGGTGGCGCTCGGACGCCGTTGGTACCTGCTCGCCTTCGACCCCGACCGGGCGGACTGGCGGTCCTTCCGGCTGGACCGCATGGCGCGGGCGCAGGGTCGCGGGTGGCGGTTCACCCCCCGGGAGGCACCGGACGCGGCGGAGTACGTCCAGCGGTCGGTGCAGCAGGCGCCCTACCGGGAGGTGGCTACGGTCCTGGTCGGTATGCCGGCGGCCGAGTTGGCCGAGCGGGTCCCGCCGACCGCGGGTCGGGTGCGCGCCGTCGACGACACGACCAGCGAGCTGGTGACCGGGGCGATGGACCTGCGGTGGGCGGCGGCCCATCTGGCCATGTTGGACGCCCCGGTCACCGTGCTGGACCCGCCGGAGCTGCGGCAGGTCATGGCGGACCTGGGTCAGGCCTTGTTGCGGGCCTCCGCAAGCACCTCACCGAGGGCGTCGACCACCTGA
- a CDS encoding DinB family protein: MSSTPDSFPITAHTWAEFALEQLTWHWEGQLRPRLEGLTDEEYLWEPVPGAWNVRPRESATTSHAAGPGDLVLDFAIPEPDPAPVTTIAWRLAHLVVGVFGARNASHFGGPPADYFTWEYAATADEALAQLDATYQGWVAGVRALDEEALWRPVGEAEGPFAEHPMAELVLHIHREAIHHGAEIALLRDLWAHRA, translated from the coding sequence ATGAGCAGCACGCCCGACAGCTTCCCGATCACCGCGCACACCTGGGCCGAGTTCGCCCTGGAGCAGCTCACCTGGCACTGGGAGGGCCAGCTGCGGCCCCGGCTCGAGGGGCTGACCGACGAGGAGTACCTCTGGGAGCCGGTGCCCGGCGCCTGGAACGTCCGACCCCGGGAGAGCGCCACCACCTCGCACGCCGCGGGGCCGGGTGACCTGGTCCTGGACTTCGCGATCCCCGAGCCCGACCCGGCGCCGGTGACCACCATCGCCTGGCGGCTGGCGCACCTCGTCGTCGGCGTCTTCGGCGCCCGCAACGCCTCCCACTTCGGGGGGCCGCCGGCCGACTACTTCACCTGGGAGTACGCCGCGACGGCCGACGAGGCGCTGGCCCAGCTCGACGCGACCTACCAGGGGTGGGTGGCCGGCGTCCGGGCGCTGGACGAGGAGGCGCTGTGGCGCCCGGTCGGGGAGGCGGAGGGCCCGTTCGCCGAGCACCCGATGGCCGAGCTGGTCCTGCACATCCACCGGGAGGCGATCCACCACGGCGCCGAGATCGCCCTGTTGCGCGACCTGTGGGCGCACCGGGCCTGA
- a CDS encoding DinB family protein translates to MSEAAPDIPPDTKDWTWTLDRTCQECGFTAGEVAAEDVPDLITALTAPWPEVLRRPDVGVRRRADRWSDLEYACHVRDVCRVFTVRLRLMREQEAPAFPDFGPDDAALAGRYAEQDPARVVGELGAAAAGLAADYAAVPGDGAGWERTGLRSDGKEFTVLTLGRYLLHDLAHHLHDVGAGPVEG, encoded by the coding sequence ATGAGCGAGGCCGCACCCGACATCCCGCCGGACACCAAGGACTGGACCTGGACGCTGGACCGGACCTGCCAGGAGTGCGGCTTCACCGCCGGTGAGGTGGCCGCCGAGGACGTGCCGGACCTGATCACCGCCCTCACCGCTCCCTGGCCGGAAGTTCTGCGGCGTCCCGACGTCGGCGTCCGGCGCCGCGCCGACCGCTGGTCCGACCTGGAGTACGCCTGCCACGTCCGGGATGTCTGCCGGGTGTTCACCGTGCGGCTGCGGCTCATGCGGGAGCAGGAGGCGCCCGCCTTCCCCGACTTCGGCCCGGACGATGCGGCCCTCGCCGGCCGGTATGCCGAGCAGGACCCGGCCCGCGTGGTCGGGGAGCTCGGCGCGGCGGCCGCCGGCCTGGCCGCCGACTACGCGGCTGTGCCGGGCGACGGCGCCGGGTGGGAACGCACCGGGCTCCGCTCGGACGGCAAGGAGTTCACCGTGCTGACGCTGGGCCGCTACCTCCTGCACGACCTGGCCCACCACCTGCACGACGTGGGGGCCGGGCCCGTCGAGGGCTGA